The following is a genomic window from Pecten maximus chromosome 19, xPecMax1.1, whole genome shotgun sequence.
AAGATGAGCTTATTGTTATGCTCGACTGCCATgtgatttttcaaaaaaaaagtcattaaaGTTGAGGTATATCAATGAACTGATCATAAATAATAAAACCTTTTCCATTTATCAATGCGCTGATCTTTTAAAAATTGGTAAAATGTGCTAAAATTTGAGTGTGCCATAAGTAGCATGTTTACAGTAAATGATAATATACTAAAACCCACATCTAATTATCTGTGTAGCAATAACGTCTCAATGTGTACACaattttatgtacatatgtatcacaggatttttttttttaattatcaaaatgaagCAATTTCTAACACAATACCAcacattatgttttaaaaaattagataaatttcaaatataataaatgaaTTCGATCAGAAACTATATTGGCTAATGATCGAACTCACTTTTGTTTCATATAGTATGCATGTTTAgggaaataatttttttaatggcTCAACACCAATTCACTTTGGTCATAGCAACTGAATATATTACTTAATTTAACTGTGCATGCATCACCATATTTGGAAGCATGGCAGTGATTGGTTTCTGTTTATCTGCATATGTAATCACATTAGATGGAACAGTCTGAGTATAGTAAATAGTTTATGATCAAACTTGATTAATAATAGCTTAGTTACTAACTTCCTATGCTATTGTTTATTGCTTCTTGTGCTTTCTGAATGCCCAGTCGGAACTCCCCTCGCTCCTGACGCAACTTATGACCTCGATGAAAGAAAACCAAGGCAGTCTCAAAGTGTCCCAACTGGTAAAGAGCTTCTGCTTTCATCAATAAACcctgaaaatagaaaaaaaattaaatgtcacttatatatttattgtaaacagTGAATAAAAATCCATTCAAATTCATCCCACATTGTTTGAGCATGCATGAATAGGTTTCCCTTTTAAATGTATACTTTAAACAGATCAATATATAATCTTCAATTTAACACAATTATGATaagttaaaattttatttatttaccaaATAAATATTGCATCTTTAAATTGATAGTTTTTCCTAAACTAAAATTCCTTACAAAATGAATAATCGATATTTTTAAAACCAGCTCACCAGTATATTTTCAAAGTGACCATCCTTCTCAATTTCTGATAATACAGATACAGCAACGCATATACATATAAGCATTTATTATTTTTCCCATCAATCTTAATACCATATTTGAGACATCTATATAGTTCTTTTATTCAAAACCTGAAATTTTACAAGGTAGATGCCTGACTTTCTTGGACATGTCAACTTACCATGATGTAATCTTTATCGTTAGAGAGAGCCTGCTCTGCATCAACCAGAGCATTATCAGCCATGCCGAGCTGTAGATGACATTTTGCACGAGTAACCAACACCACATTATCCTCTGGGTTCATATCAGATGCCTGTAGAATTATTAAAGCATATTATGTCATCAAATGTTATGTACTTCaaaaacttacatatgaagtAAAAATGACATGATCATGAGCAGTGACTGCAGTATCtacatgtttgttaaacttATGAAGTTTTTGGACAAATTTAAGTATATATTACCAAAGGCTAATTTTTaccatactatatatatatacttatgcAATGTTTCTGAAAAGTCCACTAAAACAACAGCTAGAATTTAACCGTCTGATTACAGAATCAGAAACAATTAATTCAACCTAGctgaaattaacatttattctctctttcatttcaaaatattttattcaatcaagcatttacaatatttcataatagagatagattttagatataaagtggattggacaacaggctaagcctatacagGTCCTTTCCGTATTCTCTCTTTATGAGTTAACAAActttttcatttgtatataacattttcaCTTAGATATCATGTCAATTTCACACGTTCTTTATCCTTTATAAACCAGATTGGATTAAGAATTAACTCTCCTAAATCGAATTATGTTATTATCCATAAGTTAGGCTTACTATAATACATAGCTACAGTACAATACAAAATGGCCGTTCCTCTTTAAGCCGATCAATTAACTAATCTTTAAAACGTTAATTGGCCTCCCTAAGACTAGGAAATTAGAAATGAAAACACATCAGTACCCGAGTGAAACTCTCAACTGCCTTCTGCCATTGTTTAACGTGCACGAAATACATCCCTTCATCGCGTAAGGTCTCAAAAGACCCCGTCTCTTCTCTTTCCGAACCCATGTCGCTGTCGTCTCGGCCTTTCCTTCGACCTGGCATTGTCGTTAGGTCTTTTGTTCTCCGTTAATTGGATCTAGTACAATAGATCTAATctaattatcaaattttaccTCGACGTAATTATAATGATAGCCCTGTAACTAAGCTAAACTACCGCTAGGGTGCGCTGTACGGGCACCTGCAAAAATTAATTTGTATCGGATTTTATCCAGCCATCTACATAAGAAACTAGAAAGGCTCCGAACATTTGTTGTTATTGGTAACAAACCAAATACAGAATGTAAACCTccgatttattttgtttaattgcaAACATATTGTGGCATCAAAAATAAtggttaaataaaaaaacaacgtTTCTTTTCTAAATTGCAATGCATGTCACGTAAAATTTAAACGTACGAAACTATTTCCATCAGCTCCGCATATCTTGATTTGTTTGAAAATGGCGGACAGCGACAAGAAGCAGACGCCGAACGAAAATAATGACTCGAATGGAAAAAGTCTCGAAGACTTCATAACCGAACATTACCAGCAACAAAAAGTGGGTTCTTGTTAATATCTTTACATTAGTCTAAATCAGATTTCAGTTGACTGGCCTTACAAATAGCCAGCAGCTATTAGCTATATAGTCAGCTGGAAGAGTCGGGGTAAACAGACATACCAGGTATTTTAaaagtgtttacaaaacgatGCGATAGTGACGTGGCCCTGTGGATGTACTGTGTACACCAGGCATGGTGTCAGAGAAAACTGTACTCTAGCAGAAACCATATGGATTGATTTTTGACACAGATTTTGATGGCATGAGGTGCATTTCCGTATTATGCAATCAttcgatcgaagtgaaattttgcatggtgttagataatggtctcataagtatgttacagaaaaaaataataaaaaaaatcttcaattacgaattcctgggcgtgcaaaatgtccctggacactccctggtcactcattaggtacaccgCACCGCTCCACGAACGTCCTTTGAGAGTAACGTTACGTATAAATCAGACGCCTTGTCTAACGAAGATGTGATACCTCTACTCCAACAATGCTAGATGTTTTACACGGTGATATACTTAGGAGTGTGAACAGTTGCCcaatcatatacaatgtaaaaatatgtCCCACTGGATCTACCACTGCATAGTCTATCTCAGGCCTCATGCCATCagaatatgttaaaaaataatccatatggtttCTTCTTTATCCTGATAAAACTAGATATTCAATTAAAGTAATTGATACATATCTTCACTTAAgttactcctatacgtatacAGAGGTTAATCTAGTCCGATTTTACTACCGTAATTAGGTAGTATTCCCCACTGATGGTGTTTCCcctttgaacaaaaacaaattccccATCAAGAAAAAATCACATAAAACAGGGGGAAAAGTCTCCGAAACAGGGGAAACCCCtaaaatttttttgaaatatgtaaGAATAATAGCAAAGAATAGCcgtaaaatgttaaaatttaaagaataattcaagACTTTGCGGCCATTCATTTCCCCTAAATTTCATAATGGGTAGTTTTCCCCAAATCCTGGATTAACCCCTGttatatgaggtcttattccacctgattacattggtggatattgcgacatgacagcctgtcaaaagtttcctgtcgtgtaaacctctaatattattggagtacaCTTAAGTCAACTAGTTATTATATCGTTTTGTCTAAGTGTTAGTCTTATTTTGTAATACTAATAAGAGAGGAAAAGGTTCAAAGGACCAGAATCAATCACCATGATTACCCGATATTTTAGTAAAAACACTCATTTCGTAATATTTTTCCATTTCCGATCTGTCTTTCAGTTCCTGACCCAAAGGATGCAGCAGTATGtgattcaaattaattttaattcagtCAATTAGGGcatgtagcaatttaaaggatttacaaCTATTTCCCAGACTGCCAAGCCCCATGAAGGGAGCCCGACTCCCAATTAGGCACATACCCAATTTGCTCATTCAATATACATGAATAGTAGCAAGGGAAACAATTTACTTTCATTTTCCAAGTAGCTATACCTGCATGGCCACCAGATACGATGATATAGATTACTGAATTAAACTATTtacaaaaaatcaattttttacatgtatttttttaaaattttgtctgAATTAGggttaaaaaaatcaaaaactcCATACATGGGAAGGATAAAATATATGCCATGGTTCCTATGGCTCAAACGATGGATTACTGTATATTAGTATATACCCTAATTACATTCCTGTCAGACCACTAAGCAGAATGGTTTGCAGTACATGTTCTTTTAATACACAATCATGGATCACATAATTATTGTACATCTGTGCTAGTAGCCAGGCTGGGTTTTATGATCAAAAGTGGCCTTCAGTTAGTATAAATAACTTGATTGTTTTAAAGTGTCAGTTTATAGCCCTGTAATTGACAACTGGTCTGTTTCTATTTTCTGATCTTGCTTGTACCGCCAATATATGCGTATAGTGCATATGCATCCAAGTCAAAGTGTAAGGCATTTCATTAGCAGTTCCTTAGTTTTAACCGCTCAGTGATGTTAGCAGTTTTAAGCAGTTTCTTAGTCTTCCTGTTAACAGTTAAATTGGCCCGAAAACAGTTTAAAAAGGCAATATTAACATCAAAACCCTTCAGTTTAGTCTGCTTTTGTATCATTtcttttgatatataatatatatattatatatacattgtatatattataattacagacatatatgcataatgaaatatcaaaatggcAATTGACATAAAAAGACCtcacaccaacaacaagaggggaattatattaaataataaactttatattgtctttgtgaataaaatgattatctataaaatgtaatatatggCTTCACTTTTACAGGAAAATGGACAGATGGATGCCACTGAGGATATTGATGATGTCCGGACTTCAAATTTCTTTGATAGAGCTATCGCAGAGAGCAGAAGGTAACAcatattttgctttaaaattcCACATTAATTTTGTAGAAAATATCTTCTGATCAAATTAAACCTATTCTAtcatttcattaattaattataaggAGCCTAATGAATTAAAACCTTTTGTATCCATCAATAAATCTGAATTTATGGTACAAGCTCTAAACATTTGATAGTTACATACATTAACAATGTTGGGGAAACATGTTTCTCATATACATCTGATAACATGGCATTTGTCGTCAATCCTAGATGGCTTGTCATGGATGTTTTAATGTAACTGATATTGAAGGTCATATAATTCAAGGTTAATGGTAGCccaagttttctctggccctaaCACAATGTCAGGTGTAGGACATGGTGTCAAGGCCAGAG
Proteins encoded in this region:
- the LOC117318139 gene encoding uncharacterized protein LOC117318139 produces the protein MADSDKKQTPNENNDSNGKSLEDFITEHYQQQKENGQMDATEDIDDVRTSNFFDRAIAESRRMNKEVDKSQAKLDKLSAEFGAERLSAWQAEHAAEVLTPKQITAIGLQQT